Proteins encoded within one genomic window of Rubritalea squalenifaciens DSM 18772:
- the rplS gene encoding 50S ribosomal protein L19: MNIIDKIEKEQLKDEVADFNVGDTLKVHTRVVEGGKERIQIYAGLCIGKKGSGVNASFTVRKISYGEGVERVFPVHTPRIAKIEVTNKGKVRRAKLNYLRDRVGKRALLVKSAEKK; the protein is encoded by the coding sequence ATGAACATCATTGATAAAATCGAAAAAGAGCAGCTTAAGGATGAAGTTGCTGACTTCAACGTAGGCGACACGCTCAAGGTTCACACCCGCGTTGTCGAGGGTGGTAAAGAGCGTATCCAGATCTACGCTGGTCTTTGCATCGGCAAGAAGGGCTCAGGCGTAAACGCTTCCTTCACAGTTCGTAAGATTTCCTATGGTGAAGGTGTTGAGCGTGTATTCCCAGTACACACTCCACGTATCGCCAAGATCGAGGTTACCAACAAAGGTAAAGTACGTCGCGCTAAGCTTAACTACCTTCGTGACCGCGTTGGTAAGCGTGCTCTCCTCGTAAAATCCGCTGAGAAGAAGTAA
- a CDS encoding M16 family metallopeptidase — protein sequence MFPDTTATCHVLDNGLTVILNADSSAPVISTQAWVETGSIHEGDFMGAGISHLLEHMVFKGTKSFTGEELSQTVQAAGGQWNAYTSFDRTVYYIDGPAESAKTFLQAVLEMVFMPSFPEFEFEKEKDVIRREIDMGLDDPDSRASRLLFSTALSNDGRAEPVIGHLELFNKVTYEDMCAYHAARYTTSNTFLTISGDFEEEAMLATLKELTKDIPRSFTKHASVQSEPRQLGQRTRRDTFAIPVSKLALSWQVPTLDHPDAPALDLLSTILGGGRSSRLYQRLREKRNLCLHIASWSWITAMGPGLFSVSAEVPTEKRDELQAAIREEISHLLNDSLDEELTKAKRMALSSQFKTLTSASGRASDLGSNWHEARNLNFTKDYLTAVDKVTQADLRRVCETYLLDSTTLTVTSLDPEDKVAKTVTNKKAQSTREITSHTLSNGLTLHLCPDNRLPTVSLQGAMLAGMTSETPATAGISAFLANMLSKGTTSRSGEEIATALESLGASLKAGAGNNTASIGASCLKPDLETVLEIMGDTLANPAFHQSNIDFERQTQLAALQEENEDPASLAFRTLRSTIFEGQGYGINPLGTEESLAGIDRLGLTAHHALYYTASNTNLCIFGDIDPDATVALAEKHLSQLKTGEKQSPAEQPLGKPQEIHRTLDKQQAVLAIGYPGADIASPDIHALDLIHAWCADMAGPLFTRIREDLGLAYYCSATQFHGHTTGLFAFYLGTSPEQLELAKHELTNTIHEIAEKGIPAKTLDSVKNSWLAKQALANQSNAAMARLCAVDTTLGFSPTHHRETAEKIKAITVEDTLKAAQAYFAKQQPTVVTVTP from the coding sequence ATGTTCCCAGATACCACTGCCACTTGCCACGTACTCGATAACGGACTCACCGTCATCCTCAATGCCGATTCCTCAGCTCCAGTCATCTCCACCCAGGCCTGGGTAGAAACTGGAAGCATCCACGAGGGCGACTTCATGGGCGCTGGTATCTCCCACCTGCTTGAGCACATGGTTTTCAAGGGAACCAAATCCTTCACTGGTGAAGAACTCTCCCAGACCGTGCAAGCCGCTGGTGGGCAATGGAACGCTTACACTTCATTCGACCGCACCGTCTACTACATCGACGGACCAGCCGAATCGGCCAAGACCTTCCTACAGGCAGTACTGGAAATGGTCTTCATGCCTTCCTTCCCGGAGTTCGAATTCGAGAAGGAAAAAGACGTCATCCGCCGCGAGATCGACATGGGCCTCGATGACCCGGACTCCCGCGCTTCCCGGCTGCTCTTCTCTACCGCGCTTTCCAATGATGGCCGGGCCGAGCCAGTCATCGGCCACCTCGAACTCTTCAACAAAGTCACCTACGAGGACATGTGCGCCTACCACGCCGCGCGCTACACCACTTCCAATACCTTCCTCACCATCTCCGGTGACTTTGAGGAAGAGGCAATGCTGGCCACACTCAAAGAACTTACCAAGGACATTCCCCGTTCCTTCACCAAGCACGCCTCCGTACAGAGCGAACCTCGCCAGCTAGGCCAACGCACTCGCCGCGACACCTTCGCCATTCCCGTCTCCAAGCTCGCCCTCTCCTGGCAGGTCCCTACGCTCGATCACCCGGATGCCCCGGCGCTCGACCTCCTCTCTACCATCCTCGGTGGAGGACGCTCCTCTCGCCTCTATCAGCGCCTGCGTGAAAAGCGAAACCTCTGCCTCCACATCGCCTCCTGGTCCTGGATCACCGCCATGGGGCCCGGCCTCTTCTCCGTTTCTGCGGAAGTCCCCACAGAAAAGCGCGATGAACTCCAGGCCGCCATCCGTGAGGAGATCAGCCATCTTCTCAATGACTCGCTCGACGAGGAACTCACCAAGGCCAAGCGCATGGCCCTCTCCTCCCAGTTCAAGACACTCACTTCCGCTTCTGGCCGCGCATCCGATCTCGGCTCCAACTGGCACGAAGCTCGCAACCTGAACTTCACCAAGGACTACCTCACCGCAGTCGATAAAGTCACCCAAGCCGACCTTCGTCGCGTCTGCGAAACCTATTTGTTAGATAGCACCACCCTCACCGTCACCTCCCTTGACCCTGAGGACAAAGTCGCCAAAACCGTTACTAACAAGAAAGCTCAATCTACCCGGGAAATCACCTCCCACACACTGAGCAACGGCCTCACACTACACCTTTGCCCGGACAATCGTCTGCCTACGGTTTCTTTGCAAGGAGCCATGCTCGCCGGCATGACTAGCGAGACCCCAGCAACCGCCGGTATTTCCGCCTTCCTTGCCAACATGCTGAGTAAAGGCACTACCAGCCGTAGCGGCGAAGAGATCGCTACAGCCCTGGAAAGCCTAGGAGCCTCACTCAAAGCCGGAGCTGGCAACAACACCGCTTCCATCGGCGCCTCCTGCCTCAAGCCGGATCTCGAAACCGTTCTCGAGATCATGGGCGACACTCTCGCCAACCCGGCCTTCCACCAGTCGAATATCGACTTCGAACGCCAGACTCAACTCGCCGCGCTACAGGAGGAAAATGAGGACCCAGCCTCTCTGGCCTTCCGAACTCTGCGTTCCACCATCTTCGAAGGACAAGGCTATGGCATCAATCCACTCGGCACCGAGGAATCACTCGCCGGCATCGACCGTCTCGGCCTCACAGCGCATCACGCACTCTACTACACCGCCTCTAACACCAATCTCTGCATCTTCGGCGACATCGATCCAGACGCCACCGTCGCCCTCGCAGAAAAGCACCTTTCCCAGCTCAAGACCGGAGAGAAGCAATCCCCGGCAGAACAGCCCCTCGGCAAACCGCAGGAGATTCACCGTACGCTGGACAAGCAGCAGGCCGTGCTCGCCATCGGCTACCCCGGTGCAGACATCGCCTCACCGGATATCCACGCGCTCGATCTCATCCACGCCTGGTGTGCAGACATGGCAGGCCCACTCTTCACGCGTATCCGTGAGGATCTCGGCCTCGCCTACTATTGCTCCGCCACCCAATTCCACGGCCACACCACCGGCCTCTTCGCCTTCTATCTGGGCACTTCCCCAGAGCAGCTTGAACTCGCTAAACACGAGCTTACCAACACCATCCACGAAATCGCCGAGAAAGGCATCCCCGCCAAGACGCTCGACTCCGTCAAAAACTCCTGGCTCGCCAAGCAAGCCCTCGCCAACCAGTCTAACGCCGCGATGGCCCGCCTTTGCGCCGTAGACACCACCCTCGGCTTCTCCCCCACCCATCACCGCGAAACCGCTGAGAAGATCAAAGCCATCACCGTGGAAGACACCCTCAAAGCCGCCCAAGCCTACTTCGCTAAGCAGCAACCAACGGTCGTCACGGTCACGCCCTAA